A section of the Scleropages formosus chromosome 12, fSclFor1.1, whole genome shotgun sequence genome encodes:
- the LOC114912041 gene encoding paraneoplastic antigen Ma1 homolog: protein MAELRNWCRGEAINPEYALLVKDIPEDAEITLVEETLQSIKALGRVRVRGRTYDPQTQHLMALCECRERVNVKAIPLDVLPQDSDKPWRILGVSDEVAGSQQSSESDRPEENMKVPLQACSPEAIIRAVGDLMERQGRRSVDSNVYRRLRTFSGVVPTPLGEEQLGNWIEQACLMVDNCERPDREKRLKIIESLKGPAAEIARAHPGERVSEFLRRIEKTLSRVTQKGGLAAKDANAARLDQLIKGAVGADIMLLNLRLREGRDNPPDFLQLLSEIRTEEGYEASRQKLKSTVKPVQAKTVVAHADSGMQELQAEVKALKLQLAECSAVLPAHPVVVQKSSMVTTDSTEHSEDDRDMKALKKEMRTPKASQEYVS from the exons atggCTGAGCTCCGTAATTGGTGTAGGGGAGAGGCCATTAACCCTGAGTACGCTCTGTTAGTGAAGGATATTCCTGAAGATGCAGAGATTACTCTCGTTGAAGAGACTTTGCAATCCATCAAGGCTCTGGGACGAGTTAGAGTGCGGGGACGAACGTATGATCCCCAGACTCAACATCTGATGGCTCTATGCGAATGCCGTGAGAGAGTAAATGTGAAGGCAATCCCTTTGGACGTGTTGCCACAGGACAGTGACAAGCCATGGAGAATCCTAGGAGTCTCAGATGAGGTTGCAGGAAGTCAACAATCTTCTGAGTCTGACCGACCGGAAGAGAACATGAAGGTGCCCCTCCAAGCCTGCTCTCCTGAAGCAATCATTCGTGCTGTTGGGGACTTGATGGAGAGGCAAGGCAGGCGATCTGTGGATAGCAATGTGTATAGGAGGCTACGTACTTTCTCAGGAGTTGTCCCGACCCCACTGGGTGAGGAACAGCTTGGAAACTGGATAGAGCAAGCATGTCTCATGGTGGATAACTGTGAGAGGCCAGACAGAGAAAAGAGGTTAAAGATTATAGAGAGTTTGAAGGGTCCAGCAGCGGAGATTGCTCGGGCA CATCCAGGGGAGAGGGTCTCCGAGTTTCTTCGAAGAATTGAGAAAACTTTGAGCAGAGTCACACAGAAAGGAGGTCTTGCAGCAAAGGATGCAAATGCCGCTCGCCTAGATCAGCTCATCAAGGGAGCTGTAGGAGCCGACATAATGCTTTTGAATCTGAGATTGAGAGAGGGACGAGACAACCCACCTGATTTCTTACAACTGTTGAGTGAGATTCGCACTGAAGAGGGATATGAAGCATCTCGACAGAAACTGAAGTCCACCGTGAAGCCTGTCCAGGCCAAAACTGTAGTGGCACATGCAGACAGTGGAATGCAAGAGCTCCAAGCTGAAGTGAAAGCTTTGAAGCTTCAGTTAGCTGAATGTTCTGCTGTGCTCCCTGCTCAtcctgtggtggtccagaagTCCAGCATGGTAACAACTGACTCCACTGAACATTCAGAGGATGATAGAGATATGAAAGCCTTGAAAAAAGAGATGAGAACTCCGAAAGCAAGTCAAGAGTATGTCAGTTAA